The following proteins are encoded in a genomic region of Variovorax paradoxus:
- a CDS encoding TRAP transporter large permease has translation MTPVMVATMVLCFALSVSVAVSIGLASILGIQVANVNMLISVKEMFNSINKFPLAAIPFFILAGNLMETGGISRRLVEFAKSIVGGVQGGLPMTCVLTCMIFAAVSGSSVATTFAIGAILIPALIKHGYPTAYAAALQATSAELGVIIPPSIPMILYGVSAEVSIGELFIAGFGPGILISLALMLFVWVYCKWKGWGKNDGDGRMSFGKATWQAGWALLMPVIILGGIYGGIFTPTEASAVAVFYALVVGVVIYREIKLKDLYLILRKSVLSSAVIMFIIANAGLFAFLITRAGVPDAIGHWLQEVLKSPAMFLLGVNAALFVIGMFIETSAAIIVLAPILAPVAVHFGIDPVHFGLIMVVNLALGMITPPFGVNLFAACTVARISLDRIVKYLVPFVLVILACLMVITYVPWISLALRDLVYAK, from the coding sequence ATGACCCCCGTGATGGTTGCAACGATGGTGCTGTGTTTTGCACTGTCGGTTTCAGTGGCGGTGTCCATCGGTCTCGCATCGATCCTGGGTATCCAGGTGGCCAACGTCAACATGCTGATCTCCGTGAAGGAGATGTTCAATTCGATCAACAAGTTTCCGCTGGCGGCAATTCCGTTCTTCATCCTGGCCGGCAACTTGATGGAAACCGGCGGCATCTCGCGCCGGCTGGTCGAATTTGCCAAGAGCATCGTGGGCGGCGTGCAGGGCGGCCTGCCGATGACCTGCGTGCTCACCTGCATGATCTTCGCGGCAGTGTCGGGCTCGTCGGTGGCGACCACCTTCGCGATCGGCGCCATCCTGATTCCGGCACTCATCAAGCACGGCTACCCTACGGCCTACGCGGCGGCGCTGCAGGCCACGAGCGCCGAGCTGGGCGTGATCATTCCGCCCTCGATCCCGATGATTCTCTACGGCGTGAGCGCCGAGGTGTCCATCGGCGAGCTGTTCATTGCGGGTTTCGGCCCCGGCATTCTCATCAGCCTGGCGCTGATGCTGTTCGTCTGGGTGTATTGCAAGTGGAAAGGCTGGGGCAAGAACGACGGCGACGGCCGCATGTCTTTCGGCAAGGCGACGTGGCAGGCCGGCTGGGCGCTGCTGATGCCCGTCATCATCCTGGGCGGCATCTACGGCGGCATCTTCACGCCCACCGAAGCCTCGGCCGTGGCGGTGTTCTATGCGCTGGTGGTCGGCGTGGTCATCTACCGCGAGATCAAGCTCAAGGACCTGTACCTGATCCTGCGCAAGTCGGTGCTGTCGTCGGCGGTGATCATGTTCATCATCGCCAACGCGGGCCTGTTCGCGTTCCTGATCACGCGCGCGGGGGTGCCCGACGCCATCGGCCATTGGCTCCAGGAGGTGCTGAAGTCGCCCGCGATGTTCCTCCTGGGCGTGAATGCGGCGCTGTTCGTCATCGGCATGTTCATCGAAACCAGTGCGGCCATCATCGTGCTCGCGCCCATCCTGGCGCCCGTGGCGGTGCACTTCGGCATCGACCCGGTGCACTTCGGGCTCATCATGGTGGTGAACCTCGCGCTGGGCATGATCACCCCGCCCTTCGGCGTGAACCTGTTCGCGGCCTGCACGGTGGCGCGCATCTCGCTCGACCGGATCGTGAAGTACCTGGTGCCCTTCGTGCTCGTGATCCTGGCCTGCCTGATGGTGATCACCTACGTGCCGTGGATATCGCTGGCGCTGCGCGACTTGGTGTACGCCAAGTAG
- a CDS encoding TRAP transporter small permease, with translation MKEKFLGIERWTTGFSMIAACAMLVIASGLGVFQIVTRFVLEQPAEWSEILIRMSLIWMVFLGIPMAFRQGAMVSVDVLYRWSPPHIKRVLDAAVSIAALALMLVILWWGWDYALRGRVQSMAGLESVSMMWSYLAMPVGSVFCLFGIVGNFLDPKRLELETAQ, from the coding sequence ATGAAAGAAAAATTTCTCGGCATCGAGCGCTGGACCACCGGCTTCTCGATGATCGCCGCCTGCGCGATGCTGGTCATCGCCTCCGGGTTGGGCGTGTTCCAGATCGTCACGCGTTTCGTGCTCGAGCAGCCTGCCGAATGGAGCGAGATCCTGATCCGCATGAGCCTGATCTGGATGGTGTTCCTCGGCATTCCGATGGCCTTTCGCCAAGGCGCGATGGTGAGCGTGGATGTGCTTTACCGCTGGAGCCCGCCGCACATCAAGCGCGTGCTCGACGCCGCGGTCAGCATCGCGGCGCTGGCGCTGATGCTGGTCATTCTCTGGTGGGGCTGGGACTACGCCCTGCGCGGCCGCGTGCAATCGATGGCCGGACTCGAAAGCGTGTCGATGATGTGGTCGTACCTGGCGATGCCGGTGGGTTCCGTTTTCTGCCTCTTTGGCATTGTTGGTAATTTTCTCGATCCCAAGCGGCTCGAACTGGAGACCGCGCAATGA
- a CDS encoding TRAP transporter substrate-binding protein, with the protein MKLTRLAAGLVLGMGMACAAFAQTTMKISISTAQNSHQGVAIDVFAKEVEKRTGGRYKVQTFYNGSLGGERESIEAVQLGTQELALSSTGPVPNFVPETKILDVPFLFRDKAHARAVLDGPIGQDLLTKFDAKGFKALAWAENGFRHMTNSKRDVKAPEDLKGLKMRTMENPVHIAAYKTFGIVTTPMAFPEVFTALQQGTVDGQENPLSVIIAAKFDQVQKHLSLTGHVYSPCIFLMNKASFDKLSAADKQAFLEAAKEGTKANRARVDEDDAKGVADLRAKGMTVIDNVDKTKFVAALAPVNAQFEKDFGKANLDKIRDFK; encoded by the coding sequence ATGAAATTGACCCGACTGGCCGCCGGCCTGGTTCTGGGCATGGGCATGGCTTGCGCCGCCTTCGCGCAGACCACCATGAAAATCAGCATTTCGACCGCGCAGAACTCGCACCAGGGCGTTGCGATCGATGTGTTTGCCAAGGAAGTCGAGAAGCGCACCGGGGGCCGCTACAAGGTCCAGACCTTCTACAACGGATCGCTGGGCGGCGAGCGCGAGTCGATCGAGGCCGTGCAGCTCGGCACCCAGGAACTGGCGCTCTCTTCAACCGGCCCGGTGCCCAACTTCGTGCCGGAAACCAAGATTCTCGACGTGCCCTTCCTGTTCCGCGACAAGGCGCATGCGCGCGCCGTGCTCGACGGCCCGATCGGCCAGGACCTGCTGACCAAGTTCGACGCCAAGGGCTTCAAGGCATTGGCGTGGGCCGAAAACGGCTTTCGCCACATGACCAACAGCAAGCGCGACGTGAAGGCGCCGGAAGACCTCAAGGGCCTGAAGATGCGCACCATGGAGAACCCGGTGCACATCGCGGCCTACAAGACCTTCGGCATCGTCACGACGCCGATGGCCTTCCCCGAAGTGTTCACCGCCCTGCAGCAAGGCACCGTCGACGGCCAGGAGAATCCGCTGTCCGTCATCATCGCGGCCAAGTTCGACCAGGTGCAAAAGCACCTGTCGCTCACAGGCCACGTCTATTCGCCGTGCATCTTCCTGATGAACAAGGCGTCGTTCGACAAGCTCAGCGCGGCCGACAAGCAGGCTTTCCTCGAGGCCGCCAAAGAAGGCACCAAAGCCAACCGGGCACGCGTGGACGAAGACGACGCCAAGGGCGTGGCCGACCTGCGCGCCAAGGGCATGACGGTGATCGACAACGTCGACAAGACCAAGTTCGTTGCCGCCCTGGCGCCGGTGAACGCCCAGTTCGAAAAGGACTTCGGCAAGGCCAACCTCGACAAGATCCGCGACTTCAAGTGA
- a CDS encoding LysR family transcriptional regulator, whose protein sequence is MNLRFVEAFHWAVALKSVTRAAEKLHLTQSALSSRIAALERELGVLLLDRRDKQFRLTVAGQRFHAFAQKLLEMQMHIKAEMGSGAVREAVLRVGAIESVVHSWLTGWLKHMQATYPDFELELTVETTPVLVDQLQRGKQDLVFAALPAAGDGVRTRAVPPMPMCFVGHRELHLKRRYRLPDLLSLDLLTFQRGSQPHVALLEMFRDAGSPPPRVHAISSISAMAQLVEAGFGVATLPRAVVEPLARRLPLRVLPCDDAMEPLPIFASYRDDPSSPLPEAALSSAVVHASHRMGSSKKSMS, encoded by the coding sequence ATGAATCTGCGATTCGTTGAAGCCTTTCACTGGGCCGTGGCGCTCAAGAGCGTCACCCGAGCGGCCGAGAAGCTGCACCTCACACAGTCGGCGCTGTCCAGCCGCATCGCCGCGCTCGAGCGCGAATTGGGCGTGCTGCTGCTCGACCGGCGCGACAAGCAGTTCCGCCTCACCGTGGCGGGTCAGCGCTTTCATGCCTTCGCGCAGAAGCTGCTCGAGATGCAGATGCACATCAAGGCCGAGATGGGCTCGGGCGCCGTGCGCGAGGCCGTGCTGCGCGTGGGCGCCATCGAATCGGTGGTGCACAGCTGGCTCACCGGCTGGCTCAAGCACATGCAGGCAACGTATCCGGACTTCGAGCTGGAGCTCACCGTCGAAACCACGCCGGTGCTGGTCGATCAACTCCAGCGTGGCAAGCAGGACCTCGTGTTTGCCGCGCTGCCGGCCGCCGGCGACGGCGTGCGCACCCGCGCCGTGCCGCCGATGCCCATGTGCTTCGTCGGCCACCGCGAGTTGCACCTGAAGCGGCGCTACCGCCTGCCGGACCTGCTCTCGCTCGACCTGCTGACCTTTCAGCGCGGCTCGCAACCGCACGTGGCGCTGCTCGAGATGTTCCGCGACGCCGGCAGCCCGCCGCCGCGCGTGCATGCGATTTCTTCGATCTCGGCGATGGCGCAGCTGGTGGAGGCGGGCTTCGGCGTGGCCACGCTGCCGCGCGCGGTGGTCGAGCCGCTGGCCCGGCGGCTTCCGTTGCGCGTGCTGCCCTGCGACGACGCGATGGAGCCGCTGCCCATCTTCGCGAGCTATCGCGACGATCCTTCCTCGCCCTTGCCGGAAGCGGCGTTGAGCTCCGCCGTGGTGCACGCATCGCACCGCATGGGGTCATCGAAAAAATCGATGAGCTGA
- a CDS encoding putative hydro-lyase, with product MSNRPSFAEQPGAGSSALAVRQACRSGTLSAHTSGLASAHVQGNLVTLPRVHAADFLRFCQANPKPCPLLGVSEAGDPALPALGEGIDIRTDLPRYRVWRNGELVDEPTDVRALWTDDLVSFVIGCSFTFEHALMAEGIVLRHVAQGRNVAMYRTSVATAPAGPFHGPMVVSMRPLRAADAIRAVQITSRFPAVHGAPVHIGDPALIGIRSIGDPDYGDAVEVMPDELPVFWACGVTPQAALAAAKLPFAITHAPGSMLVTDLLHHSLAAF from the coding sequence ATGTCGAACCGTCCATCCTTTGCAGAACAGCCCGGCGCCGGCAGCAGTGCGCTGGCCGTGCGCCAGGCCTGCCGCAGCGGCACCCTGAGTGCCCACACCAGCGGGCTGGCCAGCGCCCACGTGCAGGGCAACCTCGTGACCCTGCCGCGCGTGCACGCCGCCGACTTCCTGCGCTTCTGCCAGGCCAACCCGAAGCCGTGCCCGCTGCTCGGCGTGTCCGAAGCCGGTGATCCGGCGCTGCCGGCGCTCGGCGAAGGCATCGACATCCGCACCGACCTGCCGCGCTACCGCGTGTGGCGAAACGGCGAGCTGGTGGACGAGCCCACCGATGTTCGCGCGCTGTGGACCGACGACCTGGTGAGCTTCGTCATCGGCTGCTCCTTCACCTTCGAGCATGCCCTGATGGCCGAGGGCATCGTGCTGCGCCATGTCGCGCAGGGCCGCAACGTGGCGATGTACCGCACCTCGGTGGCCACCGCGCCCGCCGGCCCTTTCCACGGGCCGATGGTGGTGTCGATGCGGCCCCTGCGCGCGGCCGACGCCATTCGCGCGGTGCAGATCACCTCGCGCTTTCCGGCCGTGCACGGCGCGCCGGTGCACATCGGCGACCCGGCGCTGATCGGCATTCGGTCGATCGGCGATCCCGACTACGGCGATGCGGTCGAGGTGATGCCTGACGAGCTTCCCGTGTTCTGGGCCTGCGGCGTCACGCCCCAGGCCGCGCTCGCTGCCGCCAAGCTGCCGTTCGCCATCACGCATGCGCCGGGCTCGATGCTGGTCACCGACCTGCTGCATCACAGCCTGGCCGCGTTCTAG
- a CDS encoding MFS transporter, translating into MKTTTLDAAQTGDNAQAEGSWLRTLDPNEKRTLTASFSGYAVDAFDYYTLPLVTPILLSLWGMSKTEVGLIGTATLVASALGGWGAGILADKYGRVRILQLTILVFAIFTFACGLAQTPEQLLIARTLQGLGFGGEWAVGSVLIAEMIRPAYRGKAVGLVQSSWAVGWGAAVLVSMALFSFLPPEYSWRVMFMLGLLPAVLIVFIRRSIRDPEIYVQSRAAVDRGERSGNFLAIFKPGMLGTTVLASLLFTGMQGGYYAIGVWLPTFLKNERHLTVLGSGGYQFMFIIGAFIGYLCGAYLSDRLGRRRAFILFAVGAGSLVYAYTLLPITDSLMLLLGFPLGFFMSGIFSGAGAFLAELFPNELRGSGQGFCYNFGRGIGATFPALVGVLSDRMHLPLGTAIGVCAAVAYAMVVIVALCLPETRGRDLRQN; encoded by the coding sequence ATGAAAACCACCACCCTCGACGCCGCGCAGACGGGCGACAACGCGCAGGCCGAAGGCAGCTGGCTGCGCACGCTCGACCCGAACGAGAAGCGCACGCTCACCGCATCGTTCAGCGGCTATGCGGTCGACGCGTTCGACTACTACACGCTGCCGCTGGTCACGCCCATCCTGCTGTCGCTGTGGGGCATGAGCAAGACCGAGGTGGGACTGATCGGCACCGCCACGCTGGTGGCTTCCGCGCTCGGCGGCTGGGGGGCGGGCATCCTGGCCGATAAATACGGCCGGGTGCGCATCCTGCAGCTCACCATCCTGGTGTTCGCGATCTTCACCTTTGCCTGCGGCCTGGCGCAAACGCCCGAGCAACTGCTGATCGCGCGCACGCTGCAGGGCCTGGGTTTCGGCGGCGAGTGGGCGGTCGGCTCGGTGCTGATCGCCGAGATGATCCGGCCGGCCTACCGCGGCAAGGCGGTGGGGCTGGTGCAGAGCAGCTGGGCCGTCGGATGGGGCGCGGCGGTGCTGGTGTCGATGGCGCTGTTCTCGTTCTTGCCGCCGGAGTATTCATGGCGCGTGATGTTCATGCTCGGCCTGCTGCCGGCGGTGCTGATCGTGTTCATCCGCCGCTCGATTCGCGACCCCGAGATCTATGTGCAAAGCCGTGCGGCCGTCGACCGCGGCGAGCGCAGCGGCAACTTCCTCGCGATCTTCAAGCCCGGCATGCTGGGCACCACGGTGCTCGCGAGCCTGCTGTTCACCGGCATGCAGGGCGGCTATTACGCGATCGGCGTCTGGCTTCCCACCTTCCTGAAGAACGAGCGCCACCTCACGGTGCTGGGTTCGGGCGGTTACCAGTTCATGTTCATCATCGGGGCCTTCATCGGCTACCTGTGCGGTGCCTATCTGTCGGACCGTCTCGGCCGCCGCCGTGCGTTCATTCTCTTTGCAGTCGGAGCCGGCTCACTGGTCTACGCCTACACGCTGCTGCCCATCACCGACAGCCTGATGCTGCTGCTCGGCTTTCCGCTCGGCTTCTTCATGTCGGGCATCTTCAGCGGCGCGGGGGCCTTCCTGGCCGAGCTTTTCCCCAATGAACTGCGTGGTTCCGGGCAAGGCTTTTGCTACAACTTCGGGCGCGGCATCGGTGCCACCTTTCCGGCCCTGGTCGGGGTGCTGAGCGACCGCATGCATCTTCCGCTGGGCACCGCCATCGGCGTGTGCGCGGCGGTGGCCTACGCCATGGTGGTGATCGTGGCGCTGTGCCTGCCCGAAACGCGCGGACGCGACCTGCGCCAGAACTGA